A region from the Nostoc sp. HK-01 genome encodes:
- a CDS encoding signal transduction histidine hinase, with amino-acid sequence MSAESPVPNDPSDSLPVKPDSEANQPSQTDAPFPVVGIAASAGGLEAFTELIRYLPTDTGMAFVLIQHLSPDHESLLSEILGRVTTMPVLQVQDQMRVEPNAVYVIPPNAQMTLVDGILRLAPRQKSKGKYLPADIFFESLATDRGNKAIAVVLSGMDGDGAEGVKAVKIAGGITFAECGATAQFNSMPNTAVATGNVDFVLPPPAIARELSNLSRNPFLGQSEPLPIIQELPPKPGDPLSRIFSLLRTTTGVDFTQYKPASLERRIQRRIMLYKLDSLAAYAEYLQTHGDEIQALYEEILIHVTSFFRDPHVFEKLKTQIFPIISQNKASDVPLRIWVAGCSTGEEVYSLAICLLEFFSDRATVPPIQIFATDISDTAISKARTGFYLESHMEGVSPERKSRFFVLQAEGGYQISSTIRELCVFAHHNLCDDPPFSNLDLISCRNLLIYLSDRLQERIMALFHYSLNLTGCLVLGTAESVKTASNLFAPVDEACKIYARKLSLSNPLFAFTATSGRVASLHNPQPIPENRSILFDLAREVDQLIANRYMPLSVVVDEQMQILQMRGDLDLYLKLTPSTTELNLLSMAREGLITPLRSALYQAQTENVLVRQEDIQMEQGERFSAGDVSRTRLNLEVLPFRPALMNALYFLVLFNPISTSAPASNTFTSAATVENLEPADLARELVTLRQALSAATQRELSAQAHLQAMMQEQNQLNQNLRIANEEILSSNEELQSTNEELQTAKEEIQATNEELSTTNEELRSRNLQQNRDNSDLNNFIASINIPIVMLTNDLRIRRFTPTAQRLFNFIPTDIGRPFTDLHGNFDVSQLEPMILEVLETLNTKEQEIQTEAGYWYNIRIRPYRTTENQIDGVTLLLQDINALKRYTASLESARNYAETIIETVQIPLVVLDADFRVNTANRAFYETFQVSEAETIQMLLFELGNGQWDIPELRSMLNGILAGGLAVQDFEVNHDFEQIGQKNMLLNACKLHREDNTDMILLAISDVTERTARQQAEAASRAKDQFLSNLSHELRNPLTSLLAWVQLLRNRNCDEATVDQALEAVEQNGRLLNYLIEDILDASRITGGKLQLNSHPIDLSLLVQDALDSVNLSAVAKNIQLVSSLSSITVLGDAERLQQVLGNLLSNAIKFTPAGGRVDITLSQVDNQAQIQVSDTGIGIPADLLPRIFERFYQADSSTTKTNQGLGLGLAIVRHLIDLHGGTVQAESPGEGQGTTLTVRLPLYVPPPTSPPIVEPTVETFLDASQNLPSLEGLQILVVDDQVDVLLPLQLMLETYGAEVLAVTTARAALSALSESPNRYDVLISDLGLPGEDGYFLIQQVRSLSAAAGGQIPAIALTGHASKAEEQRAIEAGFQMHIAKPCDLVQLRAIVADLAKRT; translated from the coding sequence ATGTCTGCTGAGTCACCCGTCCCCAACGATCCATCCGACTCACTCCCCGTCAAACCAGACTCGGAGGCAAATCAGCCATCCCAAACCGATGCTCCTTTTCCAGTGGTGGGAATTGCCGCTTCTGCTGGTGGGCTAGAGGCATTTACGGAACTGATCCGCTATTTGCCAACGGATACGGGCATGGCGTTTGTGCTAATTCAGCATTTGTCTCCTGATCATGAAAGCCTGCTGTCGGAAATTTTGGGCAGAGTGACTACCATGCCTGTGCTTCAGGTGCAAGACCAGATGCGGGTTGAGCCAAACGCGGTCTATGTGATTCCGCCCAATGCCCAAATGACCTTGGTCGATGGCATTCTGCGGCTCGCGCCCCGGCAGAAAAGTAAGGGCAAATATTTGCCCGCCGACATCTTTTTTGAGTCGTTAGCGACCGATCGCGGCAACAAAGCGATCGCCGTTGTGCTGTCGGGGATGGATGGAGACGGTGCTGAGGGAGTGAAAGCCGTCAAGATTGCTGGGGGTATCACCTTTGCCGAATGTGGTGCCACGGCGCAATTTAACAGTATGCCCAATACGGCGGTTGCAACTGGCAATGTGGATTTTGTGTTGCCGCCGCCAGCCATTGCTAGAGAACTGAGCAATCTCAGTCGCAACCCCTTTTTGGGGCAATCAGAGCCATTGCCGATCATCCAGGAGTTACCCCCAAAACCGGGTGATCCCCTGAGCCGCATTTTTTCCCTCCTCCGCACGACAACTGGCGTTGACTTTACCCAATACAAACCGGCATCGCTGGAGCGCCGCATCCAGCGGCGGATAATGCTGTATAAGCTGGACAGTCTGGCAGCATACGCCGAATATTTGCAAACGCACGGGGACGAAATTCAAGCTCTGTACGAAGAAATTCTCATCCATGTGACCAGTTTCTTTCGCGATCCGCACGTCTTTGAGAAATTGAAGACCCAGATTTTCCCCATAATTAGCCAAAATAAAGCCAGCGATGTGCCGCTTCGCATTTGGGTGGCTGGCTGTTCAACTGGGGAAGAAGTCTACTCACTCGCCATCTGCTTGTTAGAGTTTTTCAGCGATCGCGCCACCGTCCCGCCGATTCAGATTTTTGCCACCGACATTAGCGACACAGCCATTAGCAAAGCCCGAACAGGCTTCTATTTAGAAAGCCATATGGAAGGCGTTTCACCGGAGCGTAAAAGTCGGTTCTTTGTCCTCCAGGCGGAAGGTGGCTATCAAATTAGCAGTACTATTCGCGAATTGTGTGTGTTTGCCCATCATAACTTATGCGACGATCCCCCATTCTCGAATCTCGATCTGATTAGCTGTCGCAACCTGCTGATTTATTTATCCGATCGCCTGCAAGAGCGCATCATGGCGTTGTTTCATTACAGCCTCAACTTAACGGGCTGCCTGGTGTTGGGTACGGCAGAAAGCGTCAAAACTGCCTCAAATTTGTTTGCGCCCGTGGATGAAGCCTGCAAAATCTATGCCCGAAAATTGAGCTTATCTAATCCCTTATTTGCGTTTACAGCCACTTCTGGGCGCGTCGCCAGTCTCCATAATCCGCAGCCCATCCCAGAAAACCGTTCCATTCTCTTTGATTTAGCCCGAGAAGTTGACCAACTGATCGCCAATCGCTATATGCCGCTATCGGTCGTGGTCGATGAACAGATGCAGATCTTACAGATGCGCGGAGACCTCGATCTTTACCTGAAGTTGACCCCTAGTACTACGGAGCTAAACCTGCTGTCTATGGCACGCGAAGGGCTGATAACACCCCTTCGCAGCGCCCTGTATCAGGCTCAGACAGAGAACGTGCTGGTGCGGCAGGAAGACATTCAAATGGAACAGGGTGAGCGATTCTCCGCTGGAGACGTTTCACGAACGCGGCTGAATCTGGAGGTGCTGCCATTTCGCCCAGCCCTGATGAACGCCCTCTATTTTTTGGTGCTTTTTAATCCCATCTCGACCTCTGCCCCTGCCTCTAACACGTTCACCAGTGCCGCAACGGTAGAAAACTTGGAGCCAGCAGACTTAGCGCGTGAGCTTGTAACGCTTCGTCAGGCGCTGTCTGCCGCCACCCAACGCGAACTCTCGGCCCAAGCGCATCTGCAAGCGATGATGCAGGAGCAAAACCAACTCAACCAAAATTTGCGTATAGCGAATGAAGAGATCCTATCGAGCAATGAGGAACTGCAAAGCACGAATGAAGAACTGCAAACGGCGAAGGAAGAAATTCAAGCCACCAATGAAGAACTCTCGACGACCAATGAAGAACTGCGGAGTCGGAATCTGCAACAAAATCGAGACAATAGCGATCTCAACAACTTTATCGCCAGCATTAATATCCCGATTGTGATGCTGACGAATGACTTAAGGATTCGCCGCTTTACACCAACCGCCCAGCGACTGTTCAATTTCATCCCCACCGATATCGGACGACCCTTCACTGACCTGCATGGCAATTTTGACGTTTCCCAGCTAGAACCGATGATTTTGGAGGTATTGGAGACCCTCAATACGAAAGAACAGGAAATCCAAACAGAAGCCGGATACTGGTATAACATCCGCATTCGCCCCTATCGCACCACTGAAAACCAAATTGACGGTGTGACACTGTTGCTACAGGATATTAATGCCCTCAAACGCTACACTGCCAGCCTAGAGAGCGCTCGCAACTATGCAGAAACCATCATTGAGACGGTGCAAATCCCACTGGTTGTGCTAGACGCTGATTTCCGGGTGAATACCGCGAATCGAGCGTTTTACGAGACATTTCAGGTTTCTGAAGCTGAAACCATCCAGATGTTGCTGTTTGAATTAGGCAATGGGCAGTGGGATATTCCCGAACTGCGATCAATGTTGAATGGTATTCTGGCGGGTGGGCTTGCGGTGCAGGATTTTGAGGTCAATCATGATTTCGAGCAGATTGGGCAGAAAAATATGCTGCTCAATGCGTGCAAACTGCACCGAGAAGACAACACAGACATGATTCTGTTAGCGATCTCAGATGTTACCGAGCGCACGGCACGCCAGCAGGCTGAAGCGGCCAGTCGTGCCAAAGATCAATTTCTCTCAAATCTGTCCCATGAACTGCGAAATCCGCTCACCTCGCTGCTGGCCTGGGTGCAACTGCTCCGCAACCGCAACTGCGACGAGGCAACAGTCGATCAAGCCTTAGAAGCCGTTGAGCAGAACGGTAGGCTACTCAATTACCTAATTGAAGATATTCTGGATGCCTCTCGGATTACGGGTGGCAAGTTGCAATTGAATAGCCACCCAATCGACTTGAGCTTATTGGTTCAAGATGCTCTCGATAGCGTTAACTTATCGGCGGTGGCAAAAAATATTCAGTTAGTGTCATCGTTGAGTTCGATCACCGTGCTGGGGGATGCCGAACGATTACAGCAAGTGCTGGGGAACCTGCTCTCGAATGCGATCAAGTTTACGCCTGCGGGTGGACGAGTAGACATCACGCTGTCACAGGTTGACAACCAGGCGCAAATTCAAGTCAGTGACACCGGAATTGGTATTCCAGCAGATTTATTGCCACGTATTTTCGAGCGGTTCTATCAGGCTGATTCCAGTACAACCAAAACCAATCAAGGGCTAGGACTGGGCTTGGCGATCGTGCGGCATCTCATCGATCTGCATGGTGGCACTGTGCAGGCCGAAAGTCCAGGCGAAGGACAAGGTACCACACTGACCGTGCGGTTGCCGTTATACGTCCCGCCCCCAACCTCACCGCCGATTGTCGAACCGACGGTAGAAACATTTTTGGACGCTTCGCAAAATCTCCCCTCTCTAGAAGGCTTGCAGATCCTGGTGGTTGATGATCAGGTCGATGTGCTTTTACCCTTGCAGTTGATGCTAGAAACTTACGGGGCAGAGGTGCTGGCCGTAACGACTGCCAGAGCAGCCCTCTCTGCTCTCAGCGAAAGCCCTAACCGCTATGATGTGCTGATTTCCGATCTCGGCTTGCCTGGGGAAGATGGCTACTTCCTGATTCAACAGGTGCGATCGCTCAGTGCGGCAGCCGGAGGACAAATTCCGGCGATCGCGCTGACGGGCCATGCCAGTAAAGCAGAAGAGCAACGGGCGATCGAGGCTGGGTTTCAAATGCACATAGCTAAACCCTGTGATCTGGTTCAACTGCGTGCAATAGTTGCCGATTTGGCTAAACGAACTTAA
- a CDS encoding WD-40 repeat-containing protein: MGSGSGLRPHIVLAFMAALTLPVIIWQSFDIHTARAAIAQIPDSQAPTNFVNPQLIYSLVGHAGTVKSLAFSPDGKILASGGAENDGAIRLWNPLTGKRLANSKAHKTSVESLVIAPDGQTLVSCSTDNTINLWNLKNNKFRRSFVGHTSNVLSLAVSPDSKVLVSGALDGIRVWDLLQQRPLTTLIKVSDAIYTVAMSPDGQTVASGDNKGKIKLWDLQTGKLIRAFSAHSQAVNAVAFTPDGTTLISASRDRTIKLWNIQSRSLVRILKGHNNWVNAIAINPNGQTLASAGRDGIKLWDLTTGELLNTLYGHSDWVSAIAFSPDGRLLASGGFDGKVNIWGNIRPKR; the protein is encoded by the coding sequence ATGGGGAGTGGCTCTGGGCTACGCCCACATATTGTTTTGGCATTTATGGCAGCATTGACTCTGCCAGTAATTATTTGGCAAAGTTTTGATATTCATACTGCTCGTGCGGCGATCGCACAAATACCAGATTCCCAAGCTCCCACTAATTTTGTCAATCCTCAGCTAATTTATAGCTTGGTGGGACACGCCGGAACTGTTAAATCTCTAGCTTTTAGTCCAGATGGGAAAATTCTCGCCAGTGGTGGCGCAGAAAATGATGGTGCAATTCGCTTGTGGAACCCTTTAACGGGTAAAAGGTTGGCGAATAGTAAAGCACACAAAACATCTGTAGAATCTTTGGTGATTGCCCCAGATGGTCAAACTCTAGTTAGTTGTAGTACCGACAACACAATTAATCTTTGGAATCTGAAAAATAATAAATTTCGTCGCTCTTTTGTCGGACACACTAGTAATGTCTTATCTTTAGCTGTCTCTCCTGATAGTAAAGTTCTTGTCAGTGGAGCTTTAGACGGCATTAGAGTGTGGGATTTGTTACAACAACGTCCCTTAACAACTCTAATTAAGGTCAGTGACGCAATTTATACAGTGGCAATGAGTCCAGATGGACAGACTGTCGCTAGTGGCGATAATAAAGGCAAAATCAAGCTTTGGGACTTGCAGACGGGAAAATTAATTCGGGCATTTTCAGCACATTCCCAAGCTGTGAATGCTGTAGCTTTTACACCAGATGGCACAACCTTAATCAGTGCCAGCCGCGATCGCACCATTAAACTATGGAATATCCAATCTAGAAGCTTAGTCCGTATCCTCAAAGGACATAATAACTGGGTAAATGCGATCGCCATCAACCCCAATGGCCAAACCCTAGCCAGTGCCGGTAGAGATGGCATTAAATTGTGGGATTTAACTACAGGCGAGTTATTAAATACACTTTATGGACATAGTGATTGGGTGAGTGCGATCGCTTTTAGTCCTGATGGCAGACTGTTAGCCAGTGGCGGTTTTGACGGCAAAGTGAATATTTGGGGAAATATACGACCAAAAAGGTAA
- a CDS encoding CAB/ELIP/HLIP-related protein: protein MTQPQPTVTPKLEDPKFGFNEYAERLNGRAAMIGFGLMVVIEYVTNQGVLSWLGLK from the coding sequence ATGACACAACCACAACCAACAGTTACCCCTAAACTCGAAGACCCCAAATTTGGCTTTAATGAATATGCCGAACGTCTCAATGGTCGGGCGGCGATGATTGGCTTCGGCTTGATGGTGGTAATTGAATACGTTACCAATCAAGGTGTGCTATCTTGGCTCGGTCTCAAGTAG
- a CDS encoding alanine dehydrogenase — translation MEIGVPKETKDQEFRVGLSPSSVRVLHENGHKIFVQTQAGNGAGFTDADYISAGAEIVSSAETAWNRELVVKVKEPLSSEYKFLQKGQILFTYLHLAADRKLTEHLIDCGTCAIAYETVEQPGPNRLPLLTPMSVIAGRLSVQFGARFLERQQGGRGVLLGGVPGVKPGKVVILGGGVVGTEAAKIAVGMGATVQILDVNVERLSYLETLFGSRVELLYSNSAHIEAAVKEADLLIGAVLVLGRRAPILVPRELVQTMQPGSVIVDVAVDQGGCVETLHATSHTNPVYIEEGVVHYGVPNMPGAVPWTSAQALNNSTLPFVVQLANLGIKALDVNPSLAKGVNVQNHRLVHPAVQEVFPDLVS, via the coding sequence ATGGAAATTGGCGTTCCCAAAGAAACGAAAGACCAAGAGTTTCGAGTAGGTTTAAGTCCATCAAGTGTGCGAGTGCTGCATGAAAACGGGCATAAAATTTTTGTCCAGACACAAGCAGGTAATGGTGCTGGTTTTACGGATGCAGATTACATCAGTGCTGGTGCAGAAATTGTCTCTTCCGCAGAAACAGCTTGGAATCGAGAATTAGTAGTTAAAGTCAAAGAGCCGTTATCAAGCGAATATAAATTTTTGCAAAAAGGGCAAATATTGTTTACATATTTGCATTTGGCGGCCGATCGCAAATTAACCGAACATTTAATTGATTGTGGCACTTGTGCGATCGCCTACGAAACTGTAGAACAACCAGGCCCTAACAGACTACCTCTACTCACACCCATGAGTGTCATAGCAGGTCGCCTATCAGTGCAGTTCGGCGCGAGATTTTTAGAACGTCAGCAAGGCGGTAGAGGAGTACTTTTAGGTGGTGTTCCCGGTGTTAAGCCAGGCAAAGTTGTAATTTTAGGTGGCGGTGTAGTCGGCACAGAAGCAGCGAAAATTGCTGTGGGGATGGGTGCGACTGTGCAGATTTTAGATGTAAATGTAGAACGTTTATCTTATTTAGAAACTTTGTTCGGTTCGAGAGTTGAATTACTTTATAGTAACTCTGCCCACATAGAAGCGGCCGTTAAAGAAGCTGACCTACTTATCGGTGCTGTTTTAGTCTTGGGACGCAGAGCGCCAATTTTGGTACCCCGTGAATTGGTACAAACAATGCAGCCTGGTTCAGTAATTGTTGATGTTGCTGTTGACCAAGGCGGTTGTGTCGAAACCTTACACGCCACCTCTCACACCAATCCAGTCTACATTGAAGAAGGCGTAGTCCATTATGGCGTTCCCAATATGCCAGGAGCAGTACCTTGGACATCAGCCCAAGCACTCAACAACAGCACATTACCATTCGTTGTGCAGTTAGCAAATTTGGGAATCAAAGCACTAGATGTTAACCCATCCTTAGCCAAAGGTGTCAACGTCCAAAATCATCGCCTTGTGCATCCGGCAGTGCAAGAAGTCTTTCCTGATTTAGTGAGTTAA
- a CDS encoding cytochrome bd ubiquinol oxidase subunit I, with translation MEFLSDSVVLSRMQFALTAIFHILWPVLTTGMGIYLVIVEGLWLKTRNPDYYLHARFWSKFYVLNFGIGVATGIPMEFQFGTNWAPFSEAVGNFFGSVIGFEASWAFMLEAAFLGIMLFGWERVNPAVHYLSTILVAVGANLSTLWILTANSWMQTPAGGEMVNGKFIVHDYFQAMFNPFMANSVLHMFFATLETSLFVIGGISAWYILQKRHPEFFAKSLKIVLAAAIAVAPLQIYIGHLSGEQVYHYQPTKLAAMEAQWESTPAGQAADWSLLAIPNEKVQKNDWEITIPNALGYILEFKQNLSEPLHGLKEWKPEDRPHLVGLIYYAFRVMIAIGFFFAGLMLLSTVQWLRGKLSAKNITQQRWLMLAWVFAAPLGYIAVESGWIVRCVGRQPWTLYGQIRTVDAASRLPASNVLTSLTAFAIVYSLLFIAAIYFGSRIIRRGPNLNLPIPGTEITKAAVDTTPGEFVPDERPVEAQQ, from the coding sequence ATGGAATTTTTATCCGATTCAGTGGTGCTATCACGAATGCAATTTGCGCTGACGGCGATTTTTCATATACTTTGGCCTGTTCTGACAACGGGAATGGGGATTTATCTTGTCATCGTTGAGGGGCTATGGCTGAAAACTCGTAATCCTGATTATTACCTTCATGCGCGGTTTTGGTCGAAGTTTTACGTCCTCAACTTTGGTATTGGGGTAGCCACGGGTATTCCAATGGAATTTCAGTTTGGGACTAACTGGGCCCCTTTCTCGGAAGCTGTGGGGAATTTTTTTGGTAGTGTGATTGGTTTTGAAGCTTCTTGGGCGTTCATGCTAGAAGCAGCTTTTTTAGGGATTATGTTATTTGGTTGGGAGCGCGTCAATCCTGCGGTTCACTATCTCTCGACAATTTTGGTGGCTGTGGGTGCGAACTTGTCAACTTTATGGATTTTGACAGCAAATTCTTGGATGCAAACACCAGCAGGCGGGGAGATGGTGAATGGCAAGTTTATTGTCCATGATTATTTTCAGGCAATGTTCAATCCTTTTATGGCTAACAGTGTGCTGCACATGTTTTTTGCCACCCTGGAGACTTCGCTGTTTGTCATTGGCGGAATTAGTGCTTGGTATATTTTGCAAAAACGCCATCCAGAGTTTTTTGCCAAGTCTTTAAAGATAGTTTTAGCAGCTGCGATCGCAGTTGCTCCATTACAAATATATATCGGTCACTTAAGCGGCGAACAAGTTTATCATTATCAACCCACAAAACTCGCCGCAATGGAAGCACAGTGGGAAAGCACACCCGCCGGACAAGCTGCTGACTGGAGTTTATTAGCGATACCCAATGAAAAAGTGCAGAAAAATGATTGGGAAATTACCATTCCCAACGCCTTGGGTTATATTCTGGAATTCAAGCAGAATCTTTCTGAACCATTACACGGTTTGAAGGAGTGGAAACCAGAAGATAGACCTCATTTGGTAGGTTTAATTTATTACGCCTTCCGAGTGATGATTGCCATTGGCTTTTTCTTTGCTGGATTAATGCTGTTGAGTACTGTGCAGTGGTTACGTGGGAAATTATCAGCCAAAAATATTACTCAGCAACGTTGGCTGATGTTAGCTTGGGTATTTGCTGCACCTTTAGGATACATTGCTGTAGAGTCAGGCTGGATTGTACGTTGTGTGGGACGACAGCCTTGGACACTATATGGACAAATTCGGACAGTTGATGCAGCCTCGCGTCTCCCTGCAAGTAACGTTTTAACTTCACTCACGGCTTTTGCAATAGTTTACAGTTTATTATTTATCGCTGCAATTTATTTTGGCAGTCGCATCATTCGCCGTGGGCCAAATCTTAATTTACCAATTCCTGGTACAGAAATTACTAAAGCTGCTGTCGATACAACTCCAGGAGAGTTTGTCCCAGATGAACGTCCTGTAGAAGCACAACAATAA
- a CDS encoding cytochrome d ubiquinol oxidase subunit II gives METLKYFLPQVWFVILALFLFLYVMLDGFDLGVGILSLTSSDDERRGILMTSLSNIWDANETWLVLMGGGLFGAFPLAYGTILNALYIPIFVMVFGFIFRGVAFEFRELSRRKLFWNFAFGTGSFIAALGQGFALGAVLKGINVDETGHFIGSTWDWLSLPSVLVALTLIQGYVLIGSTYLVWKTTGDLQETHYKTAKIAALTTLIGAIAITISTPIIYESVRSRLFQQPLVYIFTLIPVLGVWLIWQLWQSLNRKEERAPFVWTILLFVLSFIGLGLIVFPYIIPTEITIYEASADPSSLVIMIIFIGFLIPVMLFYNLYQYIVFRGKVTGHNYGE, from the coding sequence ATGGAGACCCTCAAGTATTTTTTACCGCAAGTTTGGTTTGTCATTTTAGCTCTATTTTTATTCTTGTATGTGATGCTAGATGGCTTTGATTTGGGAGTAGGAATTTTATCTTTGACTTCTTCTGATGATGAACGTCGAGGAATTTTAATGACTAGCTTAAGCAACATTTGGGATGCGAATGAAACTTGGTTAGTGTTAATGGGAGGCGGATTATTTGGGGCATTTCCTCTGGCTTACGGCACAATTTTAAATGCTTTGTATATTCCAATTTTTGTCATGGTGTTTGGGTTTATTTTTCGTGGTGTAGCGTTTGAATTTCGGGAATTATCCAGACGCAAGTTATTTTGGAATTTTGCTTTTGGGACAGGAAGTTTTATCGCTGCACTTGGACAAGGATTCGCCCTTGGTGCTGTACTCAAGGGTATTAATGTTGATGAGACAGGACATTTTATTGGTAGCACCTGGGATTGGTTAAGCTTGCCATCTGTGCTAGTGGCATTAACTTTAATTCAAGGATATGTTTTGATTGGTTCAACATATCTTGTGTGGAAAACCACAGGAGATTTACAAGAAACTCATTATAAAACAGCTAAAATTGCCGCTTTGACAACGTTAATTGGTGCGATCGCCATTACAATTAGCACACCTATAATCTATGAAAGTGTCAGGTCTCGATTATTTCAACAGCCTTTAGTTTATATTTTCACTCTGATTCCAGTTCTAGGTGTCTGGTTAATTTGGCAACTTTGGCAGAGTCTCAACCGCAAAGAAGAAAGAGCGCCTTTTGTCTGGACAATTCTGTTATTTGTCTTGTCTTTTATTGGGTTAGGTTTGATTGTATTTCCCTACATCATCCCCACAGAAATCACTATTTACGAAGCATCAGCCGATCCGAGTTCTTTAGTAATCATGATTATTTTTATCGGCTTTTTGATTCCTGTGATGTTGTTTTATAACCTTTATCAATATATTGTTTTTCGCGGTAAGGTGACAGGCCATAACTACGGGGAATAG
- the crhC gene encoding ATP-dependent RNA helicase: MSFSHLGLSNEIIRAVTELGYTKPTPIQMQAIPAVLSGRDLLAGAQTGTGKTASFTLPLLQKLSSEKSLKSTSDEGSPIRALILTPTRELAAQVELSVREYGKYLKLNTMAMFGGVSINPQKKLLRGRVDILVATPGRLLDHVQQRTVNLSNVEFLVLDEADRMLDMGFIRDIRRILSLLPKQRQNLLFFATFSDKIKELATGLLDNPEMIEVARRNVTADTVTQKVYKVERDRKCQLLVQLIRQNNWYQVLVFTRTKYGADRLVKQLTQERIQALAIHGNKSQSARTHALAKFKNDSLQVLVATDIAARGLDISELPHVVNFDLPNVPEDYVHRIGRTGRAGASGKAVSLVCADEYNLLADIETLIKQRLPFEVVTGFGANSQIKPEPILDERKHRPKGKKRLDRSHTQPLSQKSDRRTVKGAKKSDERPDTSHH; the protein is encoded by the coding sequence ATGTCTTTTTCTCATCTCGGCTTGTCTAATGAAATTATCCGTGCCGTCACCGAGCTAGGATACACCAAACCCACGCCAATTCAGATGCAGGCAATTCCTGCGGTTTTGTCAGGGCGTGATTTGTTAGCTGGGGCGCAAACGGGGACTGGAAAAACTGCCAGCTTCACTCTGCCGCTGCTGCAAAAATTGTCGTCTGAAAAGAGCCTTAAAAGCACATCTGATGAAGGCTCCCCCATCAGGGCGCTGATTCTCACCCCGACTCGTGAATTAGCCGCCCAGGTGGAGTTAAGTGTGCGTGAGTATGGCAAGTACTTAAAACTAAACACAATGGCGATGTTTGGCGGGGTCAGCATTAATCCGCAAAAAAAGCTTTTGAGGGGTCGAGTGGATATTCTGGTCGCTACTCCAGGGCGACTGCTAGACCATGTACAGCAGCGGACAGTGAACCTGTCAAATGTTGAGTTTTTAGTCCTGGATGAAGCAGACCGGATGTTGGATATGGGTTTTATTCGTGATATCCGTCGTATTCTCTCGCTTCTACCAAAACAGAGACAAAACTTATTATTCTTCGCTACTTTCTCAGACAAAATTAAGGAACTAGCTACGGGGTTGCTAGATAACCCAGAGATGATTGAGGTAGCACGCCGTAACGTTACTGCTGATACTGTGACACAGAAAGTCTACAAGGTAGAGCGCGATCGCAAGTGCCAATTACTGGTTCAGCTGATTCGGCAAAATAACTGGTATCAAGTGCTAGTGTTCACGCGGACAAAGTATGGTGCTGACCGTCTGGTGAAGCAATTGACCCAAGAACGTATTCAAGCACTGGCTATCCACGGGAATAAAAGCCAATCGGCACGTACCCACGCTTTGGCAAAATTCAAGAACGACAGCTTACAGGTATTGGTAGCAACGGACATTGCTGCACGCGGTCTCGACATCAGCGAATTGCCTCATGTGGTCAATTTCGATTTACCCAATGTTCCAGAGGATTATGTTCATCGCATTGGTCGTACTGGTCGCGCGGGTGCATCAGGTAAAGCTGTATCGCTGGTGTGTGCCGATGAATATAATCTGTTGGCAGATATCGAAACGCTGATTAAACAACGATTGCCTTTTGAAGTGGTTACTGGCTTTGGTGCTAATTCACAAATCAAGCCCGAACCAATTTTAGATGAACGCAAGCATAGACCCAAAGGGAAAAAGCGTCTCGATCGCTCTCATACTCAACCTTTATCACAAAAATCGGATCGACGAACGGTGAAAGGTGCGAAAAAGTCTGATGAGCGTCCTGACACATCACACCATTAG
- a CDS encoding RNP-1 like RNA-binding protein — protein MSIYVGNLSYDVTENDITGVFSEYGTVKRVQVPTDRETGRLRGFAFVEMGTEAEEAAAIEALDGAEWMGRGLKVNKAKPKEDRGSSGGGRGGYGGGGGRNRY, from the coding sequence ATGTCAATTTATGTAGGCAACCTCTCTTACGATGTTACAGAAAATGATATTACGGGCGTTTTTTCTGAATATGGTACGGTAAAGCGGGTACAAGTACCTACAGACCGGGAAACAGGCCGTCTGCGTGGCTTTGCTTTTGTGGAAATGGGAACAGAAGCTGAAGAAGCTGCTGCTATCGAAGCTCTTGATGGTGCTGAATGGATGGGTCGTGGACTCAAAGTTAACAAAGCCAAGCCCAAAGAAGACAGAGGTTCTTCTGGTGGTGGTCGCGGGGGATACGGTGGTGGTGGTGGACGTAATCGCTACTAA
- a CDS encoding 30S ribosomal protein S21 — protein MTQIIVGENEHLESALRRFKREVSKAGIFQDMRKHRHFETPIEKSKRKKLALQKQGKRRFRT, from the coding sequence ATGACCCAAATCATAGTGGGTGAAAATGAACACCTGGAGTCAGCATTACGCCGATTTAAACGAGAAGTTTCCAAGGCGGGAATTTTTCAAGATATGAGGAAGCACCGCCACTTTGAAACGCCTATTGAAAAATCTAAGCGTAAAAAACTTGCCTTACAAAAGCAGGGTAAGAGACGTTTCCGTACTTAA